The Christiangramia forsetii KT0803 DNA segment GTTATACTTTTCTCTTTTGGTCTTATAAACCAAATCTTCTTTGTCATTTCTTGCGATTGGCCTATTGGTAGGAATTTCAACCACATCCAGCTTATAGATCTCCCATAATTCACCTGCTTCAGTTACCGCTGTACCCGTCATACCAGACAGTTTGCCGTACATTCTAAAGTAATTCTGAAGGGTTACGGTTGCGAAGGTTTGGGTAGCATCCTCGATCTTTACATTTTCCTTCGCCTCGATTGCCTGGTGTAAACCGTCACTGTAACGACGACCTTCCATGATACGACCTGTCTGCTCATCAACAATTTTTACTTTATTATCGATCACTACATATTCCGTATCCTTTTCGAAGAGGGTATAAGATTTTAATAACTGGCGAAGCGTATGAATACGCTCACTCTTAACACTATAATCCCTGAAAAGCTCTTCTTTTTTCTCTGCTTCTTCTTCTGCAGGAAAACCTTCTTTTTCGATCTTGGCGATCTCCATACCAATTTCCGGCATCACGAAGAAATCCGGTTCATCTTTACCGGAAAGAAACTCAATTCCCTTATCGGTAAGATCTATCTGGTTGCTTTTTTCTTCAATAGTAAAGTATAATTCAGCATCAACCTTAGGCATTTCACGGTTGTTATCCTGCATGTAATGATTCTCAGTCTTCTGCAGTAACTGTTTAATACCTTCTTCACTAAGGAACTTAATTAATGCTTTATTTTTAGGCAAACCACGGTAGACTCTCAGTAATTGAAATCCACCTTCTTTGGTATCACCTTCTTTTATAAGTTTTTTGGCTTCGGAAAGTACCTTTACCAAATGTTTACGCTGAACTTCTACAATATTGGCAATTGCAGGTTTCAGCTCCATAAATTCGTGGGTATCTCCTTTTGGAACAGGTCCGGAAATAATCAATGGAGTACGGGCATCATCTACTAATACCGAATCCACCTCATCCACGATTGCATAATTATGGGGTCTTTGCACAAGATCATCCGGAGCGTGAGACATATTATCCCTCAAATAGTCAAAACCAAATTCATTATTGGTTCCGTAGGTGATATCAGCATTATAGGCTTTTCTACGTGCTGCGGAATTGGGACGGTGATAATCCACACAATCTACACTCATTCCATGAAACTGGAAAATAGGAGCCATCCATGCACTATCTCGTTTAGCCAGGTAATCATTAACCGTTACCAGGTGAACACCATTTCCAGTAAGCGCATTTAAATACATTGGAAGGGTTGCCACAAGGGTTTTACCTTCACCGGTTTGCATCTCAGCGATCTTACCCTGGTGCATGGCCACACCACCAATAAGCTGGACATCATAATGTACCATATCCCAGGTTACCGGTTTACCGGCAGCATCCCAGGAGTTGCTCCAAATGGCATGGTCGTCTTCTAAAGTAACATAGTCTTTCTCTGCAGAGATCTCTCTATCAAAGGAAGAAGCTTTTACTTTTAGTTGAGTGTTATTTACAAAACGTTTCGCGGTTTCCTTTACGGTCGCGAAAGCTTCTGGCAAGATATCGTTAAGAACAGCCTCAGAAATTTCATAAGACTTCTCTTTTAGTGCATCAACTTCAGCATAGATATCTTCCTTTCGGGTGATATCGTCAATTTCATCTGCTTCCTTATTTAAGGCAACAATCTTATCTTCAACTTCTTTAGTCGCTTCAGCGATCTTCGCTTTGAATTCGGAAGTCTTAGCTCTGAGTTCATCAAGGCTGAGAGCCTCAAATTCAGACTCAAGAGCCTTTATTTTGTTAACTATGGGTTGTATTTCTTTTACGTCTTTTTTCGACTTATCGCCTACGAACGCTTTTAATACAGAATCTAAAAAACTCATATTGGTTTTTTTATTTTTTCAATTATAGTCTTAATAATGATATGCAGATATATTTGTTGTTTTTAACCAAATCCACCCTTCGACAGGCTCAGGATGTCAGATATCTTTTAAAACTTAAATATTATAATTAAAGTTCCAAATCATATTTATTAAGGGGTTCAAATTTAAGCAAAAAAAAAGCCTCATGAATGAGACTTTTCCCTAATTTTTGCGTGTTGTCAATTTAATATTCATCCTCATTCCAAAGGTAATCTTCATCGGTTGGATAATCCGGCCAGATCTCCTCAATAGAATCATAAGAGTCTCCCTCATCCTCAATAGCCTGCAAATTTTCAACTACCTCTAATGGAGCTCCGGTTCTAATTGCGTAGTCTATTAACTCATCTTTTGTTGCCGGCCATGGGGCATCACTTAAATAGGATGCTAATTCTAAAGTCCAATACATTGATTAATCGGGTTTTAAATTTTGGCAAAAATAATTTTTTTGCCTTAATAGCCAAGAAAAAAATCTATTATTTATACAATAATGATAAGAACATAATGATTTCCACTAATATTTGCAATATTCGCAAAGGATTTTTGTGAAATTAGAAGTAATTAGGATTTCTTAGGAATCCATTGAATTTCTTCAGCTTGCAATTGTTTAGACAACTTCCGTGCCAGCACAAAAAGGTAGTCTGAAAGTCGGTTTAAGTAGATAAGAACTTTTTCGTCAAAGGTTTCAATGTCATATAAAGCACTGGAAAGTCTTTCAGCACGACGGCACACACAGCGTGCTATGTGACAGAATGACACGCTTTGGTGACCACCAGGGAGAATGAAGTGCGTCATTTCCGGTAGTTCTTCATTCATTTTATCAATCCCTTTTTCCAGTTTTTCAATATCCTCGTCTGAAACTTTAGGGATATTCAAACGTTCTTTTCCATTTTTCAAGGTAGCTTTTTCAGGATCGGTAGCTAGAATAGCACCAATGGTGAATAGTCTATCCTGAATTTCAGTAAGAAATTCTTTAGTTTGTTTATCTGTATCCTGATCTCTTAGAAGACCAATATGTGAATTTAGCTCATCTACGGTTCCGTAGCTTTCTATTCTTATATGATGTTTAGGGACGCGTGTACCTCCGAATAACGAAGTTGTTCCTTTGTCACCTGTTTTCGTGTATATTTTCATGTGTGTGTTTCCTTTTCAGATTCCTATAATATGGATGTTACCAAATGTAACGAAGATTCAGCAAATAGCCATTGGTGGATTGTTTGAAAATAATGATGAGATTTCTCCTTTTGCTGTATTACGCATTGAAATGACAGTGAGAGGTGTTCGTTGTGGTTTACCTTTTGAGATGCTGAAATATCCCGATAGCCATCGGGACAGCATGACGATTAATAATGAACGTGACCCTGAAACCTATGATTAAAAGTTTTATCTAACGTAGGAATTGACGTTTTTTCTAGATACTTGTTCATTTTTTCCATTGATGAAAAAACGAACCAAAAAAATCTAGGCTTACGAAACTTTATCTAAATTTATCGTTCAGCACCTAAATTTAAGAAACTCGCCATTGTGGATTCAATTTTGCAGAAGAATTTGATTAGCTCAAACAGTCTTAAATTTCACGTTGCTATCACTTCAAATTTTACAGTAAACTTTCGATAGGCCATAAAAAGGGACTATTGAATTTAAATATTTCGCCTTTATAATTACCATTTTTAATTTATTTCAGGGTCTTTACTTTTCGTACTTGAGTCATTTCGACCAAAGGGAGAAATCTATTTCAAGTAAGTAAAAATAGTGAGATTTCTCACTTCGCTACGCTACGTATCGAAATGACAGGTAAAAGGGGGATTTTGTGTCCTGGATTGTAGGAGTATGTTTGGAAATAATGATGAGGTTTTTCATTTCGCTGTGCTGCGTGTCGAAATGACTTGAAACTAAAGAGGATCTTCAAATTTAGAAGATTTAAGGCGCTTCGATCCTTCGTCAGGCTCAGGGTTCAGCGGGGCAGGTTATTGGCTATCGCTCTCCTGCTTTCTTTCTAAATACCTTCTC contains these protein-coding regions:
- the secA gene encoding preprotein translocase subunit SecA, with product MSFLDSVLKAFVGDKSKKDVKEIQPIVNKIKALESEFEALSLDELRAKTSEFKAKIAEATKEVEDKIVALNKEADEIDDITRKEDIYAEVDALKEKSYEISEAVLNDILPEAFATVKETAKRFVNNTQLKVKASSFDREISAEKDYVTLEDDHAIWSNSWDAAGKPVTWDMVHYDVQLIGGVAMHQGKIAEMQTGEGKTLVATLPMYLNALTGNGVHLVTVNDYLAKRDSAWMAPIFQFHGMSVDCVDYHRPNSAARRKAYNADITYGTNNEFGFDYLRDNMSHAPDDLVQRPHNYAIVDEVDSVLVDDARTPLIISGPVPKGDTHEFMELKPAIANIVEVQRKHLVKVLSEAKKLIKEGDTKEGGFQLLRVYRGLPKNKALIKFLSEEGIKQLLQKTENHYMQDNNREMPKVDAELYFTIEEKSNQIDLTDKGIEFLSGKDEPDFFVMPEIGMEIAKIEKEGFPAEEEAEKKEELFRDYSVKSERIHTLRQLLKSYTLFEKDTEYVVIDNKVKIVDEQTGRIMEGRRYSDGLHQAIEAKENVKIEDATQTFATVTLQNYFRMYGKLSGMTGTAVTEAGELWEIYKLDVVEIPTNRPIARNDKEDLVYKTKREKYNAVIDHVTDLSNAGRPVLIGTTSVEISELLSRMLKLRNVPHNVLNAKRHKQEADIVAEAGNSGIVTIATNMAGRGTDIKLSKEVKEAGGLAIVGTERHDSRRVDRQLRGRAGRQGDPGSSQFYVSLEDNLMRLFGSERIAKLMDRMGLEEGEVIQHSMISKSIERAQKKVEENNFGVRKRLLEYDDVMNAQREVIYKRRYHALFGERLRVDLANMIFDISESITETNKAAEDFKNFEFELIRNFSMSSPVSEEEFKKMNAQKLAGEVYKSAYKHYDEKMSHNAERAFPVIKQVHEDERNNFERISVPFTDGTKTLSVVTNLEKAYETEGKQLIKDFEKNITLAIIDDAWKTHLRKMDELKQSVQLAVHEQKDPLLIYKFEAFELFKVMLENVNRDVMSFLFKGEIPSTGAPSIHEARQTKSKEKVETRKEEIPNMDERAAQSRAAGNTQRQQPEVTETIVRDRPKIGRNDKVTVKNVMSGESKTMKFKQAIPLLDKGDWVLVEE
- a CDS encoding DUF2795 domain-containing protein; this encodes MYWTLELASYLSDAPWPATKDELIDYAIRTGAPLEVVENLQAIEDEGDSYDSIEEIWPDYPTDEDYLWNEDEY
- a CDS encoding cob(I)yrinic acid a,c-diamide adenosyltransferase; translated protein: MKIYTKTGDKGTTSLFGGTRVPKHHIRIESYGTVDELNSHIGLLRDQDTDKQTKEFLTEIQDRLFTIGAILATDPEKATLKNGKERLNIPKVSDEDIEKLEKGIDKMNEELPEMTHFILPGGHQSVSFCHIARCVCRRAERLSSALYDIETFDEKVLIYLNRLSDYLFVLARKLSKQLQAEEIQWIPKKS